In Irregularibacter muris, the sequence GAGGAGTGTAGATATGCAGGAACAAATAAATTGCAATAAAAATATACCGGAAAAAGTAAGAGATAGGGTATCCCTTTCCCTACCCAATGCCCCTGAGTATGTAAGCATAGCAAGATTGACCCTATCAGGAATAGCTAATCGTATGGGGTTTAATATTGAAGATATAGAAGACTTGAAGGTTGCTATTGCTGAGGCCTGTACTAATGCCTTAAAACATGGTTGTGATAGTAACTCAAACTACAATATTGTGTTTTTTATATGTGACAATAAGCTGGTTATCGATGTAACCGACAAGGGTAAAGGTTTTGATTATGAAAAATTGCAACAACCAGATTTGTCAAAACCTAGAGAAGGAGGATTGGGTATTTTCATTATAAGATCTCTAA encodes:
- a CDS encoding ATP-binding protein, translated to MQEQINCNKNIPEKVRDRVSLSLPNAPEYVSIARLTLSGIANRMGFNIEDIEDLKVAIAEACTNALKHGCDSNSNYNIVFFICDNKLVIDVTDKGKGFDYEKLQQPDLSKPREGGLGIFIIRSLMDEVEFIESRECGTSIRMSKSLGEA